The Loxodonta africana isolate mLoxAfr1 chromosome 1, mLoxAfr1.hap2, whole genome shotgun sequence genomic sequence GTCATGAACAGAGAGGGTTAAGAATTATTCACATTGTGCCCCATTACTACTCTGACAAAGGTTCAAACAAATTAGATCAGTGTttcattcaactaatatttaaattaaaaaaaaatacaatggtaAATAAGAAAGACAAGGTTCTTCTCTCAGGCTGTTTATATTACAGGAGGGGAAAGAACACAACAAATACATACGTAAGAAACAGTGCTTTGTCCCAAGCAGGGAATTAAAATGGGGTAATGTGATCAATATGACTAGACACCTACATCAAACTGGGTGGTTTGGGAAGAACTACTAGAAGGTGACTAAGCCAAGacgtaaaaaagaaaacaacaacaaaaacatggggGACCCAATCATTTGAAAATAAGGCAAGGCATCCCACACAGAAATGGTAGCAACAGAGAGAGGACCAGTATGGCTGGAGACTAGGTAAAAGCGAGAATGGAAAGCAGTGGAGCAGGAGCCAGTGCAAGTCGGTTTTGTATGCAGGAAGAAATGATCTGCATTTTACTCCAGGTATcaaaccaaagaaaaccaaaccccttgctgttcagtcgattccaactcacggaaaccccatgtggtacagagtagaactgctctatacagttttcttggctgtaatctttatggaagcagttcaccaagcctttcttctgtggatcccctgggtgggtttgaaccactaacctttatgttagcagctgatttcaaaccacttgtgccacccagggactccaagtataGGAGGAAGCTAGTGGAGAGTTTGAAGCAAGAGAATGacaatatcttaaaaaaaaacaccaaaaactcCAGCTGCAGATTATAGAGGACACAAAGGGTGAAAACAGCAGATGGAAGACTATGTTACAGGGGAGCTTGGACTAGGAAGGCAATAGTGGAGATGGAGAGAAGTGGACTGATTTGCAATACATTTTAGAGGTAAACAGGACTTGATGTGGAAGGCATGGGGAAAAAAGAACCATGGATAAtgaggtgggtggtggaggtaCAGTTACTAAAGGGGGAAAGGCTGGAGGAGGAAGAGATGAGAGGTGCGGAATTAAAGAGTTCTTTTTTGGCAACGTTAAATATGAAAGGCCTATTGAAATCcatgtgaaaaaaataaacaaaacaaaaaaacccatgtaAAGATCTCTAATAAGTAGCTGGATACAGATATCTGGAATTTCAGGGAGAGGTCAGATCTAAAGAGAACAATTTGGGAGTCAGTGACgtatgggaaaaaaatcaaacctgctgccgtcgagttgagtgccaactcagagtgaccttataggacagtgcagaactaaccccacaaggtttccaaggagcggctggtggatttgaactgccaactttttggtcagcagccatagctcttaaccagtgcaccacgaGTATaaaagtatagagaaaaataaggaACTGATTACAAAGTTCTGAAATAATGGTTACGTCTGTGGCAAAAGAAGAGGAAATGATTATTtagcatgagttggaactgactcaccagcaactggtttgttttttggttctaaggTATTAATGATCTATCTAGTTCTTAAGCTGACTGGTGGTTATggagttttataattattttaaaaatgtttttatggcATGTCGAAATAACAAAATGCAAAGGGGTTAACTTAAAAATGTTAGCTATTTAGAAATAATCAAACTTTACACACTCTTTCCTTTTATAGGTCTAAGTGTTTAAAGGATTCACCCAAGTTCATCCAAGAGTCAACACGTGACCCAAGTCTTCTGGCTCCCTATCCACTGATAATACCATCTTACATTTTATTGCATTAATAGACCACATTAACATGTACAAACTAAAATAAATGTTGACTTTACTCACCACTCTGATAGTACTTAGAATCATGTGTCCATCTGAAGCCAGTGCAGAGGCCAAAGTCAGTCAATTTAATATGACCATCACGATCAATCAAAATGTTATCCGGTTTAATATCTCTATGAATAAAACCCATTTTATGAACACTTTCAACTGCACAGGTAAGTTCTGCTATGTAGAATCGTGCCAGATTTTCTGGAAAGATGCCCAATCTAATTAAGAGACTCATCATATCACCCCCAGGAATGTAGTCCATTACGAAGTATAAATTGTCCTTATCTTGAAATGAATAATACAGACGAACTACCCATTCGTTGTCTGCTTCAGCCAGGATATCTCTCTCAGCTTTAACATGAGCAACTTGATTTCGAAGCAGGACATCTTTCTTTCGAAGAGTTTTTGTTGCATACAAAGCCTTAGTATCTACTTTTCTTGCTAGACAGACTTCACCAAAGGCTCCTATTCCTAGTGTTTTTATCTTCACAAACATAGACTTGTCCATTTTAGCCCTTTTAAGACGGATGTAATTAGACTCTTTTTGGCAAAGCATCTTTCTCATTTGATCCTGGGCATCTTGAGATAATCCAACCTAGGCAAATAAACTAAATATTAAATGAGGAATTATCTTCTTTCTATATTGAATATTAAGAAATATCTTGAAAAATTCAGGCACATAGGTTAAATGTGTAATTTTTAATAAAGCAGGTTAGAAATCTAGAATATATTTCAGAGAAAACTAATTATCAAAAGTGCAGTTTAAGGAACAGTTAACAAGATATACAAGGTGAGGAGACAGACTGGGCTATTGGGAGCGAGAAGAGGATACCAATGGTCAGCTTTCTACTCCTCTCTAATGGACTCAAAGAAGTTCCCCGTGTGCAATAAGCAAATATTTGTTAACATGCATCCTCATCTATctctctatgcataaaaaaaaaaaaaaaaaaaaacccgttaccattgactcaattcctactcatagcgaccctataggacagagtagaactgccccatagggtttccaaggagctggtggatttgaactgctgaacttttggtcagcagccaaatgcttaaccactgcatcaccagggtctTCACGCATTCATCCCTAATTATATGATTAGATTGCCTTCGTTATATGCCTCTCTTTGTGGAATGCCTAGGCCTCAAATATTCTTCCACTCTAGGTTCATTTATTCTCAAAAATGGATActtttaagaacaacaaaaccaATGCCTTCTCTACCATAATCACTGTTTCCCCATTCTTAATAAATAGACAATAGTCATTAATCattaataccaaaccaaaaacccatttctgtcaattccaactcacagcgaccctatgaaacagagtagaactgccccatagggtttccacggagcggctggtggattcaaaccgcctatcttttggttagcagctaaatgcttaaccaccacaccaccagggccccttgtatAGTCATTAATAGTTTTACATCTTTCTCAGGGTATTAGGGTAAGAGTGGGAGTCAGAGCCTACCACTAAAGCAAAACACAAAGAGTGTCTCCTACCTTATTTAAAAAGGATAATTTGTATGGTTACAAAAGCATCTTTTAGATAGTTTGGAACATTTCAAAGAATAGTTACTGTGATTTACTAAGATTTCAGATTAAAAACAATACTAACTTTTAAGAGCTACCTGGACATAGAAGGCAGAACAGTTTATTTTTGACTAATTAATAAAAAACCAATAAAAGGGTTTAAATAGAAAAGGAATTCAACTGGAAAAGTCAGTCTAATTCTAGAAATGCGAGACTAATCGAAATGTAGCAACCTCATGCTTCTGTTAGGATGCGCATTTGCATGCAAAAAATCTGTATGAAGGGTGGCATGCCAGTCTTAGTACAGAACTGTTTCTCTTAAAATCTTACTTGCCTACACAGTAATGGAGGCTACAGAAGTCAGCAAAGCTTCCAACACCATAAAAGTTTAAATCAGCTAttagtgaaagtgaagaggaaaaaggaaaaataaactaaGAGAATACATACAGACAGACTTTAGTAAGAAATCCTAAGAGCAAAAATACGTATAAGTCATACAGATTGTCCTGGTATTTCTCATCTAATAAAATTCAATTTATAGCAGGGATAACAACACTGTGAAATCAGATttagaaaaatcattttaaaagaatGGCTCTCTCAAATATGTGAGGAATTTCAATCACAAATTTAAGACTCTTGGATTATGAGTGATAGATACAAGATCAGGAGTCAACCTTTGAACTCTAATGATATGATAAAAACAATAATGATAGTACCATGATAATATCTCATGACAACTAGTGAAGAGATCTATgtagaatcataacagattaatCTAAAATGGGTGTTTACTTATTCTGATTTCTTTTTAAGTATGAGTTGATATTTTCAGCACATTTTTCTCTAGTAcattatgaaaaagaaattagaagGGGAAATAACCCAAGGGAGATGCCTCTGACAGACTTTCAAATAAGACCTATGTGATGAATAAATCCACAAGCCCAAAAACTTACTGCAAGGAAAAAGAATTGTTTCTTAAGTGTATCAAGAAGAGCTGGGACCTAGAAATTTCTAGCTTATTTCTCAATGTTGTAAGATAATGTGCAAAACCTAGAAGGTAACCCCAACTTCCATATAAAGAGGTTATGTACATCTAAACTGTAtactataaataatatttttcttaatttacacGAGTTTATTAAAGGAAATTCTGAGAAAATCTTGAAATACTAAAATAAGATGCCATAATCAAAAGTAATGTTTACTCATTTTCTAAAAATTGACAGTATATTTGagctataacaaaaaaaaaatactggaccacaatattttaaaataaacaccAAATAGATGATCAAGtataaaaatgaacattttaaaaggttttacccGCATCATTTCATTCTCTAATTGTTTTTTACGATGTAGACGTTGCTGGTGAGATTTGAGTACATTTTCCACATGTTGCTCCATAAAGAACTTAAATGCCTGAGGAGAGTAACTTTGAATACGAGATTCCCTTCGCTCTTCATCTTTCTTGTTTTTCCTAACTGTAATAGGTGAAGTTGtaatctgtttcttttctttatcaCCACTATCAACATTTTCATAACTTTTTTCACCTTCCTCTTCCTTGGGCAAGCCAGGCTGATCCTCTTTGCTAGATTTATGTATTGATTCATATGGAGGAACAGATGGGTTCTGGTGTAGCAGATGTTTTGGATAAGGTGGTGGTGGACCTTGATAGTTTGGAGCTTCAGCAACAGGTGGCATAACAGTCATACTTGAAGTGGTACCCTCAGAAAAAGGACAGGGTTGAACAGTTTGAATTGGCTGTGGTATCCAAGAAGGGTGTGTTGGTGCTAAAGCAGTCTGTAGCTCTGGTTTTAATACACGAATGCTTTTCACAGGCTGCTGAATAGGAGCTGGTGTAATAGCAGTTACTGTTGTAGCTGAAGGCTGAGAATTAGTAGAGTGACTTGTTCTATTTCCTAATGGGTTATTAAAAGAATTTGACCTCACTGGTATGTTCGGTTGCCATGTAGGGATTTCATGTCCACTGTTTGGGGATGACTGAGCTGGAGCAGAAGATGACTGAGGCCAAGTTGTCTGTAGTCCAGGTACATTAATGTTATAAAGTTCCATGTTGTGACTATTTCGGTTTGGCACCATCATAGACTGAGGAATATTTCCATTTGTGTATGATGAAGGAGCAGCGGACCCCCCTGTTTGTAAAGTCGAGGGGCTTTGTCCATTAGTTGGGGTCAGAGGATATGGAGGGGGTGGTTGCCGATTCACGGTGCCAGCAGGGACAACAGTTTGGTGTATCATAAAGTCAGACTGACCACTACCATTCTGAATTCCAGGCCTCCCTGGTGGAAAGTTATATTTGTTAGAACTCTGCATGATGATTGGCTGTCTGCCAACAGGAACCGAACTCATGCCTCTCTGTCCCTGATTAGGCGGATTCATTGGGGAAGTGTTAAGAGGTGGTGGAGGATAGCCCTCCTGCCATGTCCCGGGTGGAACAGGAGGAGAGATTCGAGAGATTACATATTCTATGTTCCCAGAATAGCGCTTTGTTTGAGAGTTTGGTTCCCACGAAGGTGGAGGTGGAGTTGTACCTCTTGGAGGGGGAGTCTGGCCTCTTGGAGGTGGTGGCGGAGTGACACTCCTTACTTGAGGTGGTGGCGGGGGATTCACTCTCTGTCCATTGCTAGGGTGAGCCTGAGCAAATGCTGCTATGCCAGATCCTGACAAAGGTCTTCCTACATCTGTCTGCGAGTTGGGACTTTCAGAGCGATAAGCCACACTTTCTCCTAGTGGTgggacatgtctctgaggaacTAAGGATTCTTTAGAACCTTTCCAGCTTTGTTTACGGCTAATTGATTGTTGTACATTCCCTGTGGTgacaaaagagacagagaaaagaaaaaaaacatgtttttaacCTCTATTTTTGAAAACTTTAGCTTGGAATTTTGACATTTAATGATACTCAATTCTCTTTCAAGATTTATAAAAAATCAAATTTCAGCATGTGGTTTcatttttaccttttaaaaattttgactTGGTAATACATTCTCACAGTTCAAAATTCAAGAACTACAAAAGGATACCCACCTCTGTCCTTCAGTCCACCAGTCTCCTTCTTTGAAGGTAACAAATATCAATAAAACATTTTAGATAAGATTAGTGTTTTAAAAAACCAGCTGCAGTGGATGAGAATGGGGATATGGGTAGATCTGATAGGCGATACAGCAGTTCATGAAGGCGATGAGGTAATATGGACTACGGAGATGACAGTGGAGAAAAGTGAATGAATTAAGAGAGATGAGAAGGTAAAACTGACAATTCCGTTACAGATTCCATATGAGAGACGATGATGGAGAGGAATGACTCTTGGGCTTTCAGCTTAGGAAAACAGGTGAACATTAATTAATACTGGGGTGGAGAAGGTCTTCCCAATGTGACAAAGGTAGAAAACATACAGTATATAAGACTGACAAACATAAATACACAAAACACTTGTCaccatgaaaaacaaaacaaaaaagaaacccacacaaaactgaaaggtcagcattaTCATGGGAGAAAATATATTCaatcacacatacaaaaaaagagtAGTAAACGTACATCTTTCTCTATGCTGGGCAATATTTGGTGTCTGTGACTTCAGGGAAAAGTCATCACTCTGTGCAAAACAGACAAGTCCTCTAGCCACCAGGCTCAGCCTCACCTTCCTCGGATAGTCAGCGAGGCTAAAGCCACCATATCACTCACCCAGCTCTGATCAGTAAAAACAGAAGTCTCTTCAATCCAAGAGTACACGGCCATCCCTGCTGTTTTGCACCTCCCATAAAGCTCTCCAAGTTTTGACCACCTTCCACCCTCCTATGCACTATGCCCTCTAGACCTGCTGTTCCATAACCAAAAAATGCCCCGATCACTAATCCCTTCTCCAACATTTCCCGCAATCTCTTTAAAGCTGGTTACCACCTGTTGACACTACTTTCCTTGTACCCCTTTGAAATCaaggttttctttaaaaataaactggGCCAAAAAGTGAAGTTGTatcttctttgctcttcatttATGCTTCCAGGCCATTATTGCTCcttccaacttttttttaaaaagcctactCTTAGTCATTTTTGTCTTTGTTATCTTCCTTTGGTGATCTAGTTCATGCATATGACTCAAACGTGTCTCTCCAACTCATACCTACATAGCCAGATCCCTACTTGACATCACCACTTGGATAACTAAGTGACCCTAACTCACCCTTATATCTAAAACGAGGCTTAAGATCTTTTCCCACCAAATCCTGTTTTCTTTTAGCATTTCCTTTCTCAGTGTAGGCTATCACCATCCATCCATTTTTCTAAGCCAAAAGACCGAGTCATTCCTTTTCATCACCATCCCCCCTACGTaatctatcaccaagtccatatcaATTTTATCCCTTCCATTCCTCTTAATTCATTCACTTTTCTCCACTGTAATCTCCCTGGTACAAATTACCTTATTAGTTCCATGAACTACTTTATCTCCTACCAAATCT encodes the following:
- the LATS1 gene encoding serine/threonine-protein kinase LATS1, with product MKRSEKPEGYRQMRPKTFPASNYTGSSRQMLQEIRESLRNLSKPSDTAKAEHNMSKMSAEDPRQVRNPPKFGTYHKALQEIRNSLLPFANETSSSSRSTSEVNPQMFQDLQAAGFDEDMVIQALQKTNNRSIEAAIEFISKMSYQDPRREQMAAAAARPLNANVKPGNVQQSISRKQSWKGSKESLVPQRHVPPLGESVAYRSESPNSQTDVGRPLSGSGIAAFAQAHPSNGQRVNPPPPPQVRSVTPPPPPRGQTPPPRGTTPPPPSWEPNSQTKRYSGNIEYVISRISPPVPPGTWQEGYPPPPLNTSPMNPPNQGQRGMSSVPVGRQPIIMQSSNKYNFPPGRPGIQNGSGQSDFMIHQTVVPAGTVNRQPPPPYPLTPTNGQSPSTLQTGGSAAPSSYTNGNIPQSMMVPNRNSHNMELYNINVPGLQTTWPQSSSAPAQSSPNSGHEIPTWQPNIPVRSNSFNNPLGNRTSHSTNSQPSATTVTAITPAPIQQPVKSIRVLKPELQTALAPTHPSWIPQPIQTVQPCPFSEGTTSSMTVMPPVAEAPNYQGPPPPYPKHLLHQNPSVPPYESIHKSSKEDQPGLPKEEEGEKSYENVDSGDKEKKQITTSPITVRKNKKDEERRESRIQSYSPQAFKFFMEQHVENVLKSHQQRLHRKKQLENEMMRVGLSQDAQDQMRKMLCQKESNYIRLKRAKMDKSMFVKIKTLGIGAFGEVCLARKVDTKALYATKTLRKKDVLLRNQVAHVKAERDILAEADNEWVVRLYYSFQDKDNLYFVMDYIPGGDMMSLLIRLGIFPENLARFYIAELTCAVESVHKMGFIHRDIKPDNILIDRDGHIKLTDFGLCTGFRWTHDSKYYQSGDHPRQDSMDFSNEWGDPSNCRCGDRLKPLERRAARQHQRCLAHSLVGTPNYIAPEVLLRTGYTQLCDWWSVGVILFEMLVGQPPFLAQTPLETQVKVINWQTSLHIPPQAKLSPEASDLIIKLCRGPEDRLGKNGADEIKAHSFFKTVDFSSDLRQQSASYIPKITHPTDTSNFDPVDPDKLWSDGDEEENVNDTLNGWYKNGKHPEHAFYEFTFRRFFDDNGYPYNYPKPIEYEYLTPQGSGQQPDEDARLPGSEIKTRDLVYV